The nucleotide window gatactaataaaaaaataaattacagaatctgtcGGTAAcccgcgagacaaatttattaagcctaattaacccgtcattagcatgtgtttactgtagcaccacattgtcaaatcttggactgattaggcttaaaaaatttatctcgtaaattaatctcaATATGTgtatttagttttataattagtctatatttaatactccatgcgtgtgtccaaacattcgatggaacAACGATTAAAGTTTAGGAGGTGGATCTAAACAACCCGGGGTCGTTTGGCAAGGCTCCGcgagcggctccggctccggctcctgccgAAGCCCTGCCAAATGCACACCCGAAGAACAGCTCCGCCGGCGAAGCCGCAAAGGAGCCGGAGTCCTTTTTCTACTGCTCCAACGGAGCCACGAAAACGAGCTTCCCCGGGCTCCTCCTTCGTCAGGGCGTGAAAGGACGCGGTGGTCCTCCGCTAGTTCGAGCGTCGGTCACAGCGAGTCCGGCCAGTTTTGGTGCGTGCGCCTGTTGTGCCTGCTGTGCGTGTAGTAAAGAAAGAGGAGCTGCTAGCAAGAATAGAAGAAAAGATAGGGTTCCTAATGTAAAactacaagagagaaagaaattaAAGAATAGCTCCAATAATTTAGAAATAGACCAGGGTTCCAATGAGAAAGCAACTGTTAGTTTTCTCCTAAAGTTGACCAAATCACCTGATACTTGTAAAATATGTAATAAATCACATAAATATTAAAAAATAGTAAAACTAATTTTTCTACGTTGGATTTAACTAGATCTGCACCATAGTAAAACAATAGGTAGGGGTATTATAGACATTTATCATCTTTCATCCATTCCAAAAAAAACAGGAggagctgttttgccaaacgtttttcaaaacggcttcagctcctctagaggagctactccttcagaggagccagagccagagccatTTTTCAGAGAAGCCAGAGCCGAAGCCCTACCACCCTTAGTTGTTATCAGGATTTCAGCCAGGATCAGGACCACCCCCAAGTTCCAAGGACAGCATCCAAAGTTTCTATTCAATGCTGGAATAGGAATATATCAGCAGGATTTTTCTTTCCTGCCATCCTTTCAGTTGGCCCTGAATGATATGCATCTGGAAAGCCACAGAGATAGTATTACCAACCACATTACATACAACAGTAATAAAACCAAAAAAACATACTCTATAAGCATAACAAGAAATTGACCAGCATGTGCTTGCAACTATTCAACTAACTGTTCATTCTGCAACAAACAGCAAAAATATTTTATATTAGAAAAACCACAATCAGAAATTGGCGACCATGTAAACTTGCAACAATTCAACATTTCAACTTACTGTTCATTGCGCGACAACAGCGAAAAACATTTTATTCCCCAAGAAATAGCACAATCAGAGATTGAGTAGCATGTACTTGCAACAACTCAACCTAACTGTTCATTCCACGACAAACAGCTGAAaacattttattaaaaaaatagcaCAACCAGAAATTGAGTACCATGCACTTGCAACTGTTCAACTTAAATGTCCATTCCAGGACCAACAGCAAAAAAAGTTTTATTAAAAAGGTAGCATAATCAGAAATTGACTGCAACTGTTCAATCCGACGAACAGCAAAAACATTTTATTCAAAGAAAAGAAGACAACGACGGCGATAATCGACAAGAACAGGTATGGGTAAACTCTCTCAGGGCGAAAATTGTAGCTCTGCCCGAAGCATGGATTAGCAAGCCGCAAAACTGTAACTAGTATCATCTCTTTGGGATGTACAAACCCGACGACGACGCACCATCAGTTTGATCTCGAGCGCTCAAGGCCCGATTTTCCTCACTCACTGTATGTAACTATGTATGTGTACAGACAGCTACACTACTCTCAGTTTCCCTCCTGATTCCTGAAGCTGCAATTGGTGGCCTCTCTGAACACACACTGATGCAACAGCAGCAGAAGCAGCAGCCTCATCATTTCCAGCCATAGCTCTCGGACCGGCCATCTTCCTCCTCGCAGCTGACGGTGGCCGCTGACGAGACGGCGATTCCTGAGGTGGAGAAGTGGAGGGGGCCATGGGGAGACCCAGACTGCGAGCTGCTTTGCTCCTGGGGAATCCAGAGCCCTCCCATGAGCACAATCGGCTGGCTCACCACGCCGGATCCAGGCGCCCTCCGGTTGTGCAGCCGGTATTTCTGAAGAAACATCAGAATCAGAGAATTCATGTCAGCGATCCTCACAACAAACAAGGGCAATGAATCTTCATCTCCCTGAGATGAGATGGATGAATGTCAAGGGGAGCTGCTGGATTGCTAATGCTAACCTGAAGATGGCTTTTCACTTCGTCGTTTGTCAGGCCATCCACCTTCATCAGCTCCCTGATTTGCTTTGGGGTGGCAACTGCAGACACGGCATGAATGAACGAACTCATTAATTCCAAGTTTATGTTTCTAATATAATATGGCAAGCAATTAGGCAAGAACATGCTGGTGGCCCAAAATTCGCAAGAAAAATCGTGAATTTGGTATCTGAAGAAGAAGGCTCACCTTGGGGGCCACCGAGTTGATTCAAGACGGCGACGAACTGGCGATGCAGCTCCGTCGACCAGCAGCGCCGAACCTTccttgcctgctgctgctgctgctgagctgTCTCCTGCTGCGATTGGAACTGGAGGCCAAGCGCAGGGGCAGCTGGCGCCATGGCGGCCGCCCTCGCCGCTGCCTGCGCAAACCCCACCACCTGGCGCCGGCTCTCCTCGCCGGCGCTCTTGGTCGCCGGCAGCGACAGCAAGGACAGATCCGGCATCCCGACGAGCGCAGCCTTGTCGTCCGTTCTCAAGCAGAGCGGCGCGAACGCCGGCGCGCCGGAGCCCACAACAGCCTTGAACGGCAGGagagcgccggcggcggcgccgcgagACTTGGCCTCCGGCGAACTCTTCCCCCTGTCTTGTTTCTGCGATCGCAAAGCTCTAAACTTTTAGGCCACCGACAATCGAGCACCCGACACCCACCCAGATCCTGTCCCGGGTGAGCATTCAAGTCGCTGCACCAGCGATCGAATCGTGCCGTACCTCTGATTCCGCGTCCTCCCGGCCGGAATCGCCCGTCCAGAGCTGCGCCGTGCTCATCCACTTGCTCTTGTCCCCGGCGGcgccgtcctcgtcctcctccgccgccgcagccgcagccgccagGCTGCGATCACTCCTTCGCGTCgtcttcttccccgcctcctccTTCATGACATCAATCACTGCGCACACGCCACCGCATCGCCGCGTAAAAAAAAAACGCCCCCCAAAAATGGAAAGGAAGCAAAAGGAAAATGAATCACAGGTGGGGAAAAAaggggctcaccgtcggcgaggagCCGCGCGCAGAGCGGGAGCTCCCGCTTGAACATCTCGATCTTGCCCCGCTCCTCCTCGAGGCGGCGGATGCAGGCGTCCATGTCCGGCGCCGGCGCGTCGTCCTTGCTCTGCCTCACGGCCTTGGAGGCGAAGTGCCTCAGATCCAGGCTCAAATCGGCGCCCATCCCTATCTCCACGACGTCGAGCCCCATCGTTGAGATGAATCTGTCTACGGTGTCCTGTGTGCCGGAAGGAAGAAGTGCGCGGGCGGCGGATGGGAACGGAGGGAGGTCGTGGAAGGTGAGCTCCATTTATAGGGGAGCCCGAGCAGGGGAGGAAAAAAACTGAAGATGGAGTGGTTGAATCTCCGAATCAACAAGGACGAGTTTTCACGTCCATTGGAATATTTGCAGGAAGGCCCCTTATGTTTGTAGTAATTTTTAGTTTAGTGCTATATATACTCTTATGTGTAATAATACAAAAGGTTTGGCTAACATTTGATAAAATAGTCCAATGCATTTAGCCCATTAACGGGTTGTTTTCGAGCTCGGTTTCACCTGAAAAAACGGGTCAGCGATTGTTTCTCTATCAGTCATAATTAAAGCATACGACAAAACTTTCGTCATCATTTTGGAAAAATGACCTATTATGAatttagtactccctccgttcaaattataagtcattttgacttttttggtacatcgaatttgctatgtctagatacatagcaaattcgatgtaccaaaaaaattaaagtgacttataatttggaacagatagAGTACATTATTTGTCATAGAGGAAGACCCTTTGcggccctgttcggctggctagAAAAAcgactgatgctgatttgttgtgagagaaaaacactgttattttACTGAAAaggtacggctgataagttcaaacgaacagggcctgcATTTGTAGGATATTTTCAATTTAGTGCTATATTTGCTCTTATGTGTAATAAAGGTTGACTACCAATTAGTAAACAAGTCTCATGACATTCTAGCTTCATTTTGGCCTCGGTTTCATCTCAAAACCTGGATCAAGCTTGGTTCTTTTTTACTCCTAATGAAAGCCTACCACAAAGCTTCTGTCATCATTTTAGAAAAAATAACCTTTTACAGATTTAGTACATTACTTGTCGTATAAGGAGACCCTTGTGTTTGTAGGATATGTTTAATTTAGTACTATATTTCCTCTTGTAATAAAGGTTTTGCCAACATTTCATAACATTAAGATGTTTTAGCCTGTTTTCAGGCTCGGTTTCATCTCAAAACCTGGATCAAGCTTGGTTCTTTTTTACTACTAATAAAAACCTACGACGAAGCTTCTGTCATTGTTTTGGAAAAAAAACTTTTATAGATGTAGTACATTATTGTTGTATAGGAGAACCCCTTGTGCTTGTAGGATATTTCAATTTAGTACTAAATCTGCTCTTGTAATAAAGGTTTGGCTAACATTTCATAAACAAAGTCCAATAGCGTATTAACCTGTTTTCGGGCTCGGTTTCATCTCAAAACCTGGAGCAAATTTGGTTCTTTTTACTCATAATAAAAACCTACGACGAAGTTTTGTCAtcattttggaaaaaaaatcttTTATAGATTTAGTACATTATATGTCTTATAGGAAAACCCCTTGTGTTTCTAGGGTATTTTAAATTTAGTATTATATTTTCTCTTGTAATATAGGTTTAGCTAACATTTTATAAACAAGTCCAATAACGTATTAGCCAGTTCTCAGGTTTAGTTTTGCCTAAAAACTGGGCCAAGCTTAGTTCTTTTTTACTCCTATTGAAATCCTAAAAGCTTTTGTAAGTGTTTTGGAAAATAAATGATCTTTTACATATTTAGTACATTATTTGTCATATAGAAAGACCCTTTGTGTTTCTAGGATACTAAGGTTTGGCTAACATTATTTCGGGAACAAGTCAAATGACATATTAGCCAGCTTTTGGGCCGATTTTTCTACAAAAATAAGATCAAGTTTGATTTGTTTACTCCTAATAAAGATCTACGACAAAGCTTCTGTCATCGTACTGGAAAAATTACCTGGCCTTTAATAAATTTAGTACATTAATTACTCAACGAAATTACTTAGATTGTAAACTTTCTACTCAAGGAACCTTGTCAGGCCCCTTCTAGAAGGTCTTAtttcttattattttttataacTAGTTTAGTTGCTATAGATTttggaaaataaataaaaagatctCAAGTGTCGAAGGGGAAATGATTTTAGGAACTAGTTTAATTGGAAAAAATATGTGGCCTTTTACAAATTTAGTACATTAATTACTCTACAAATTACTTAGATTCTAAACTTTCTACTCAAGGAACCTTGTATGGCCCCTTCTACAAGGTCTAATTTCtcattattttttataaactGGTTTAGTTGTTATAgattttataaaataaataaaaagatctCAAGTCTAGAAGGGGAAATTATTTTAGGAACTAGTTTAATTCGTACATATCttagaaaataaaaatatttcaAATCAAGAAGGGCAAATTTAATGTGACcatatttagttcatgtttggtAGAGCTCATTCTGCTCCTGATTCTTAGTGACAAGTGATTCGTTCTCTAAGTTATTCTCTATGGAAAGTTATTTTATGGCTAAAAGTGATTCTCTAGAATAAATTCTTTGAATAAAGTGATTATATACGTGGAGTGAACCAGAAGAAACTATTTTTTGAGTTCTTAGCCTCCTAGTTCATTCATAGAATCACTTCTCAACCTGAAAACGGCTCAGGAATGAAGCTCTGCCAAGTAGGCCCTTAGGGTACCGCTAATGACTTGTGTAAAATTATAGGATGAGATAGAGGAGTAAACATCTACATTTTTTTAGCAAAACAAAAACCGACCTTGGATGACTTGTTGAATGCAtttgaggtaattgatagtgaaATCGTATTTAGTTGTGTATATTATATGCATGGTCAGAAATCAAAATATTAATTAGTACATATTGAATTACATCGATTGCTCTTCTATTTTTAACTAGAAcaaatatttcttcatatatacaCCTCTGAGAATGATTTTACCATTTGTCTTTTGTATTGGTTTGTCAGTCTATTTTATTCTTTGAAAGAACTGATGAGTATTTGTCGTACATACTAGCTGGATTTAACACACACAAGAATGTGATACTCAATgtggtggcctcgaggcatccattgtctgattttgcatcataataCTCCCTTGATCTATAATATATGCCATTATATTATGTATGCTAATGATAAAACTTAAGAGTCAATGAAGTTTTGACACTACTAAATCTCGTCAAAAGTGCTTCGAAATATATTATTCATTTTTCTTGAACTATTATATTCCTTAAAGATCAAAGGTAATTTTATTGTGggctagagagatgataagaTGTTTGAAAATTGTATTGTCTGAGCACTTATTAGACACATGTCCATGACCTGGCCACCACTTTGCTTAGCCCTATATATCTTGAAGTAAGCTAATAAATATCGCTTACTGCTCTCTCAAGATTAAGCTCTACGATGCATAAACCCAAGCATAGTTTGGCATATATAACAACTGTTATTAATCGAACATACTTTTTTTTGAATCAGGGATTTCATTACTCATTAGACGCAGCCAaatcgctggtcaccaaatccTCGACAAAGCAAGGTACATCTCCCCAAGTGATTTGATCATCACTGGGATATTTACAACCAAACGCTGCTAGCGCATCAGCAACTTTATTACATGATCTAGGACACACTTCCATTCTAAATTGTACAAACTCTAACATTAACAGGAGTCTAAGCTCAGTGATTACCCCGCCCAATGCGGAGAGTCTGTACTCGTCTCCCTCCACAACATTCTTGACTAATACAGCATCAATCTCCACCACAATGTAGTTGTGTTTTGTGCTATTCGTTTAATATTTTACTATTTGTGTTAAAACTAAAGGGATATTCACCTTTTCTTGATCCTTTGAGCTCCGAATATCCAGGCCAAGCCCAAGTATCTTTTTGGTATATAGTCTAAACTATTCTATGGCTGGCTCAAACCTCAAAACTCGAATTGACACTCGAGAAACGATTTGACATTCATCGCAGACATCGTGCAAATTTGGAATATACCCGTTAGCTTTTGCAAGCAAAGGAAATTCCATGATAAGCATGTCATGCATGATGCATGGTTGAAAAAGCCTTCACGACAAAAAGGACACCATAGATAGATAAATATAATAAATAGCAAGCCCCCTTCGAAGATGGATAGGAATTGGCTGCCTCTCATTTGTCTTATTAGGGCAGTGACATCATTTCAACATGGCATATACATATGGGGCTGGAATATCCATCTAGGAGATAACTTTTGTTAGGGAAATGCCAGCAAATTGAGCCCACATTTGCTTTTATAGGGCAGCTGCGTGTTGTGCGTGGTGTCATCCCCACTAACTAGTAGAGAAAGTATAATAAGGGTCTGCAAGCAGGCTGAACGGTGAGGTGGAGGGGAGAgggaaggagaaagaagagaagcgggctgtaagctgaCAGTCGGTTTGTACACAAGAACTAAAAAAACGCCGTGAGAGAAATAGGTGGGCCATGTATTAGTAGTGAAGAcgtaactactatatgagtgggctgagaggtAGGTTGTAAGGATTTATACAGCCAGCCGCCGGGGCTGTATTATTAGCATTGCTCTATATGTTTCTTAAAATTCAAAGGCCCGGTATACTCTTTTTTGAACGCATGAATTTCATATAAATTGTGTTCAAATTTCatagaaaaaacacatgaatttcACATGAATTGTATTAAATTTCATAGAAAAAACACAGAAAACATGAAACTTTCCGTTACAAAGGTGCCTCATACGACTTCCTGAACAAATTAAACCAATATACTGTATGTTTAACTGGATCCAATAATGGTAAAATTGACTCAAAGAATAATATTTGCGTATAAAATCTGCGTCGCATCAGAATTTCTCTTTTGAAAAAGCAAAAAAGGAAAGGATTTCCttgaaaaagcaaaaaaaaaaaggaattccCATGTAAAAAAGAGACGTACACAGTGGATAAAAAACCGGTTGGGTAATAATAAATAAAAGTAGAAAGAGAGAGAACCTCAGCTGTCCAATTCCAATTCCAAAAGCAATGCAATCCTTGGTGAGCAGGCGACAGTAGAAGGCACCAAGTTAAAACTTTGGACGGCTGCTGATTCAGATTCCAATGCCCCCACCTCCTCCTTTTACCTCGAATCCAAACACTCCTACTTCGAATCCAACACATGAATGTCTAGCAATTTCAGTTCTTCCGCTTCCCAGGTGTGGGAGCGGCCGCTCGTGGGTTCGATCCATGGCTGGACGGAGCTGCTCGTCTCACCGGGGATCTTCCCGATGAGAGAACTGGACGTGTGTGTGAATAGTGCGTGTCCGGTAGACGTGTTCTAAGATTTGTCAGGTATTTGAGCGAGAGTTACTATGTACGAGTCTTACATGATATGCGAGTCCTCCTAGCGGTGTTAAAAAGAGACAGAGAGCGCAGATGGAAATATTCTTTGGGcatattttgctaaaatataaaGTACTAGGTGTGGATCACATATGATGAGATGCTTccttcttttgttttttcttggACCTATATGAAAGGGGCAGTAGAAAAGGGATAGAAGAATGGCAGCCAGCCAGGAGGTGCCCAGGACCAGCAGGAGAGAAGATTCCGTTCCGGGGCAATCTTCGTCCTGTTCGTttagcttataagtcgtacttttttagctaacgaatagtatttttctcttacagcaAATCAGCcggcagtactttcagccatgacttatcaccAAAGCGAACATGTCACTTGTGGTTTGGCCGGACGAGCAGGGGCATTGTGGTCACGTTCTCTGTGGACAGCTTACGCGCACTCGGTTCGCCACGTAAGTACTCCGTAGGCCGTTCCGTTCTGGTTCCGGAACAAGCATAGGCGATACAGGGCGCACACAGGCCGGTCGGGTCCGTCCGGAACAACCACCTAGTACGAGTTGTAGTAGCTTGTATGTCGGCCCGTCACCCTATACGTGATCAGAGATGTACCAAATCTTGTCTGGTCACCTTCCATTATATATTTTCTCCACAAAAGAGAACCATCATCAAAAgtcaaagataaaaaaaaaactatttaaaGATAGCTTGACTGACGGTGGTGCGCGCTCctagctccggccgctcctgtacATCCTACCTCTAGCTTCGGCCGCGGACCGCCATCGTTGCTCGGTGGCGCCACCGGAGAAAGTGTCAGTCTGACGGATAGTTACCGTTTAAATATAGGTTGTTAGATATTGTCGTTGGATCTTACCATTGTTTCTCTGGTGGTGGGGACATCTCCCATTCTGACCATTGTTGTTGATTCAGATTTCGATTCATGCCCCTGTTATAAATGATAGacaatataaacgacgaagaacagtagatcaaacacaggagacacgagattttaacgtggaaaaccctcctAAGATGAAAgggaaaaaaccacgggcacccgccagtaaatcttcactatatcgggtgaggttacaaacgccggagatttacaacttggggataccctaacctaggggtcttcccgtatacaagtctatgatgcctatgagggaggtggtccgtatatatagggagaaaaaatcacacaccctcgtctattagcaatacAGAACTAATAGATGAtgtagtccctcttaacgctaatgggccgcttcgcttcggcccaagcttgaatttggatcatagctcaacaaactccaccttgagacaaatttcTTCTTGTAGCATTAAACGAACCTTCACCctgaaacaacaaagaaatacttccggtgccaaatagcctcttgggctaaacagttataccaactaagcttgagcaaagctcaaacttagcaacaggaactgactttgtcaacatatcagcaggattatcatgtgtgcttatcttgcataccttcagcttaccttgcgcGACCACATCAcgaacataatggtatttgacatcaatgtgcttcgttctctcatggaacatctgatctttagtgagacatatagcactttgactgtcacaaaataaattaatgcaagaatcatctccacaaagctcagcaaacaaacatttcaaccaaactgattctttacatgcttcagcaatagccatgtattctgctttagtggtagacagggcaacaacgggctgcaatgttaccctccaactcacagcacaaccaccAATAGTGAACACATAACCTGTGAGAGATCTCATCTTATCCAAATCAACAGCAAAATCTGAATCCACATAGCCAGTGAGTCCCTTATCAGTCCTGCCAAACTTCAAACAGGCATTTGTTGTACCACGAAGGTACCTGAAAATTCACTGAACAGCCTTCCAATGTTCTTTACCAGGATTAaccatgtatctactaaccaaactcatagcatatgataaatcaggacgagagcaaaccatggcatacatcaaagaaccaacaacactagaatatggaactcttgacatgtactcaaaatccttatccgtactagcacattgtaaagctgataatttgaaatgaggagcaataggagtactaacagactttgcatcatgcatgttgaaacgatgaagaactttcttaatataactttgctgactaagaaataacaaaccaaaatttctgtctcttgtaatttccatacctagaatcttcttagcagcaccaagatccttcatctcaaactcactactcaacagtttcttcaacgtagtgatttctttcttgctcttggcagtaatcaacatatcatcaacatataacagcaagtatataggtgatccctcaacaaatttaatgtacacacagctatcaaattcagacctcttaaaaccatgtgacatcataaaagaatcaaaccttttaTACCATTGACGAGAAGACTGTTTTaaaccatataaggacctctttaatttgcaaacatgatcctccttacctggtactatgaacccttctggctggtCCATGTATATCTCCTCCTCTAGCTCTCCATGAAGAAACGCAGTctttacatctaactgctcaagctcgaGATCTCGTATAGCAACAATACCAAAAAATGTACGAATTAAACTATGCTTTacaactggagagaacacatcattataatcaacACCAGGAATCTGACTAaaaccttttgctactaaccttgccttaaatcTTGGAGGCTCACTAGAAGACAAACcttcctttctcttgaagatccatttgcaacgAACGGCCTTCTTATGTTTAGGCAAGCGCACAACATCCCATGT belongs to Miscanthus floridulus cultivar M001 chromosome 4, ASM1932011v1, whole genome shotgun sequence and includes:
- the LOC136550817 gene encoding transcription factor NIGTH1-like, translated to MELTFHDLPPFPSAARALLPSGTQDTVDRFISTMGLDVVEIGMGADLSLDLRHFASKAVRQSKDDAPAPDMDACIRRLEEERGKIEMFKRELPLCARLLADVIDVMKEEAGKKTTRRSDRSLAAAAAAAEEDEDGAAGDKSKWMSTAQLWTGDSGREDAESEKQDRGKSSPEAKSRGAAAGALLPFKAVVGSGAPAFAPLCLRTDDKAALVGMPDLSLLSLPATKSAGEESRRQVVGFAQAAARAAAMAPAAPALGLQFQSQQETAQQQQQQARKVRRCWSTELHRQFVAVLNQLGGPQVATPKQIRELMKVDGLTNDEVKSHLQKYRLHNRRAPGSGVVSQPIVLMGGLWIPQEQSSSQSGSPHGPLHFSTSGIAVSSAATVSCEEEDGRSESYGWK